The Arachis hypogaea cultivar Tifrunner chromosome 19, arahy.Tifrunner.gnm2.J5K5, whole genome shotgun sequence genome has a window encoding:
- the LOC112779666 gene encoding nudix hydrolase 23, chloroplastic produces MFKVILKLLLCDGFLGDVQKIKFCQWCGGTTKHDIPDGEERLRAICTTCGKIAYQNPKMVVGCLIEHDNKVLLCKRKIEPSYGLWTLPAGYLEIGESAMEGAIRETREEANADVEVISPFVQLDIPLIGQTYIIFLAKLKKPHFSPGPESSECKLFSLDEIPFSSLSFSSMVVTLNLYVEDMKAGRKPKFHYGTINKRPGTSPSDIDAFTLEDHMQS; encoded by the exons ATGTTTAAAGTTATATTGAAATTACTTCTATGTGATGGGTTTTTG GGAGATGTTCAAAAGATTAAGTTCTGTCAGTGGTGTGGTGGTACAACAAAGCATGATATACCTGATGGAGAAGAAAGGTTGAGAGCTATATGTACAACTTGTGGGAAGATTGCTTATCAGAACCCAAAAATG GTAGTTGGTTGTCTTATTGAACATGATAACAAGGTCCTGCTTTGCAAGCGGAAGATTGAACCATCTTATGGCCTTTG GACGCTTCCTGCTGGGTATTTGGAAATTGGAGAGTCGGCTATGGAAGGTGCTATTAGGGAAACAAGGGAAGAAGCCAATGCAGATGTGGAAGTGATTTCTCCTTTTGTGCAATTGGATATTCCTTTAATTGGCCAA ACTTACATAATCTTCTTGGCAAAGCTGAAGAAGCCCCACTTTTCGCCAGGTCCAGAATCATCAGAATGCAAGCTTTTCTCGCTTGATGAAATACCTTTCAGTTCTTTATCTTTCTCGTCAATGGTGGTTACCTTAAATTTG TATGTTGAGGACATGAAGGCAGGAAGAAAGCCCAAATTCCATTATGGTACTATTAACAAAAG GCCGGGTACTAGTCCTTCCGATATTGATGCGTTTACACTGGAGGATCATATGCAGTCATGA